Proteins encoded by one window of Pseudomonas sp. PSKL.D1:
- the gpmI gene encoding 2,3-bisphosphoglycerate-independent phosphoglycerate mutase yields MTSTPKPLVLIILDGFGHSESPEYNAIYAANTPVYDRLRATQPHGLISGSGMDVGLPDGQMGNSEVGHMNLGAGRVVYQDFTRVTKAIRDGEFFANPVLTGAVDKAAGAGKAVHILGLLSDGGVHSHQDHLVAMAELAAQRGAEKIYLHAFLDGRDTPPRSAQSSIELLDATFAKLGKGRIASLIGRYFAMDRDNRWDRVSAAYNLIVDSVADYTADSAIAGLQAAYARDESDEFVKATRVGEAVKVEDGDAVIFMNFRADRARELSRVFVEPDFNEFPRARLPKLAAYIGLTQYSAKIPAPAAFAPASLDNVLGEYLAKNGKTQLRIAETEKYAHVTFFFSGGREEPFEGEERILIPSPKVATYDLQPEMNAPEVTDRIVEAIEQQRYDVIVVNYANGDMVGHTGVFEAAVKAVEALDTCVGRIVEALEKVDGEALITADHGNVEQMEDECTGQAHTAHTTEPVPFIYVGKRKVSVREGGVLADVAPTMLKLLGLEKPAEMTGTSILVDA; encoded by the coding sequence ATGACGAGTACGCCCAAACCCCTGGTCCTGATCATTCTGGATGGCTTCGGTCACAGCGAAAGCCCCGAATACAATGCCATTTATGCCGCCAACACCCCTGTGTATGACCGCCTGCGCGCCACCCAGCCGCATGGTTTGATTTCCGGGTCTGGTATGGATGTCGGCCTGCCGGACGGGCAGATGGGCAACTCGGAAGTCGGCCACATGAACCTCGGCGCCGGCCGTGTCGTGTACCAGGACTTCACCCGCGTCACCAAGGCCATCCGTGACGGCGAGTTCTTCGCAAACCCGGTACTGACCGGCGCGGTGGACAAGGCAGCCGGCGCAGGCAAGGCCGTGCACATCCTCGGCCTGTTGTCCGATGGGGGCGTACACAGCCACCAGGACCACCTGGTAGCCATGGCCGAACTGGCCGCCCAGCGTGGGGCCGAAAAAATCTACCTGCACGCCTTCCTCGACGGCCGCGACACCCCACCGCGCAGCGCGCAGTCTTCCATCGAGCTGCTCGATGCCACCTTCGCCAAACTCGGCAAAGGCCGCATCGCCAGCCTGATCGGCCGCTACTTCGCCATGGATCGCGACAACCGCTGGGACCGCGTCAGCGCCGCTTATAACCTGATCGTCGACAGCGTGGCCGATTACACCGCCGACAGCGCCATTGCAGGGCTGCAAGCTGCCTACGCCCGCGACGAGAGCGACGAGTTCGTCAAAGCCACGCGCGTTGGCGAAGCCGTGAAGGTGGAAGATGGCGACGCCGTTATCTTCATGAACTTCCGTGCCGACCGCGCCCGCGAACTGTCCCGCGTGTTCGTCGAGCCCGACTTCAACGAATTCCCGCGTGCACGCTTGCCTAAACTGGCAGCCTACATCGGCCTGACTCAGTATTCGGCAAAAATCCCTGCCCCTGCTGCCTTCGCACCGGCCAGCCTGGACAACGTGCTGGGCGAATACCTGGCCAAGAACGGCAAAACTCAGTTGCGCATTGCCGAAACCGAGAAGTACGCCCATGTCACCTTCTTCTTCTCGGGCGGGCGTGAAGAGCCGTTCGAAGGCGAAGAGCGCATCCTCATCCCATCGCCTAAAGTCGCCACATACGACCTGCAGCCGGAGATGAACGCCCCCGAGGTCACCGACCGCATCGTCGAGGCCATCGAGCAGCAGCGCTATGACGTGATCGTGGTCAACTACGCCAACGGCGACATGGTCGGCCACACCGGCGTGTTTGAAGCTGCGGTGAAGGCCGTCGAAGCCTTGGACACCTGCGTTGGCCGCATCGTCGAAGCGCTGGAAAAAGTCGATGGCGAAGCGCTGATCACCGCTGACCACGGCAACGTCGAGCAGATGGAAGACGAATGCACCGGCCAGGCGCACACCGCCCACACTACCGAGCCGGTACCGTTCATCTATGTTGGCAAACGTAAGGTCAGCGTTCGCGAAGGCGGCGTGCTGGCGGACGTGGCGCCAACCATGCTGAAGTTGCTGGGGCTGGAGAAGCCTGCCGAAATGACCGGGACTTCGATTCTGGTTGATGCCTGA
- a CDS encoding rhodanese-like domain-containing protein produces the protein MVANLIQFATNHYILVAIFVVLLVALLVNEIRRGGQSLSNGQLTALVNAEKALVVDIRPSKEYTSGHIVGAVNIPQDKLVNRMTELEKHKEKTLIVVDAMGQQSGTICRELLKAGYNAAKLSGGVSSWKADNLPLVK, from the coding sequence ATGGTTGCTAACCTGATTCAATTTGCGACAAACCACTACATCCTGGTGGCGATCTTCGTTGTTTTGCTGGTCGCACTGCTGGTCAACGAAATCCGCCGCGGTGGCCAGAGCCTGAGCAACGGCCAGCTGACCGCGCTGGTAAACGCCGAAAAAGCGCTGGTCGTCGACATCCGCCCGTCGAAGGAGTACACCTCCGGCCACATCGTCGGTGCCGTGAACATTCCGCAGGACAAGCTGGTCAATCGCATGACCGAGCTGGAAAAGCACAAAGAGAAGACCCTGATCGTCGTCGACGCCATGGGCCAGCAGTCCGGCACCATCTGCCGCGAGCTGCTTAAAGCTGGTTACAACGCCGCCAAACTGAGCGGTGGCGTTTCCAGCTGGAAAGCCGATAACCTGCCCCTGGTGAAGTGA
- the grxC gene encoding glutaredoxin 3 yields MKPVIVYSSDYCPYCMRAKYLLESKGVAFEEIKVDGKPQVRAEMSQKAGRTSVPQIWIGSTHVGGCDDLYALERAGKLDALLAA; encoded by the coding sequence ATGAAGCCTGTCATCGTCTATTCCAGCGACTACTGCCCCTACTGCATGCGCGCCAAATACCTGCTTGAGAGCAAGGGTGTGGCCTTCGAAGAAATCAAGGTCGACGGCAAGCCGCAGGTTCGTGCCGAGATGAGCCAGAAGGCTGGCCGTACGTCGGTGCCGCAGATCTGGATCGGCAGCACCCATGTCGGTGGATGCGATGACCTCTATGCCCTGGAGCGCGCCGGCAAGCTCGACGCGCTGCTGGCCGCCTGA
- the secB gene encoding protein-export chaperone SecB: protein MTDQQTNGAAAEDNSPQFSMQRIYVRDLSFEAPKSPQIFRQQWEPSVGLDLNTKQKALEGDFHEVVLTLSVTVKNGDEVAFIAEVQQAGIFLIKNLDAASMSHTLGAFCPNILFPYARETLDSLVTRGSFPALMLSPVNFDALYAQEMQRMQEAGEATVQ, encoded by the coding sequence ATGACTGATCAACAGACCAACGGCGCCGCCGCAGAAGACAACAGCCCTCAGTTCTCCATGCAGCGCATCTACGTGCGCGACCTGTCGTTCGAGGCCCCGAAAAGCCCGCAGATCTTCCGCCAGCAGTGGGAGCCGAGTGTTGGGCTGGACCTGAACACCAAGCAAAAAGCCCTGGAAGGCGACTTCCACGAGGTTGTGCTGACCCTGTCGGTTACCGTCAAAAACGGTGACGAAGTGGCTTTCATCGCTGAAGTTCAGCAGGCAGGTATCTTCCTGATCAAGAACCTGGATGCGGCTTCGATGAGCCACACCCTCGGTGCGTTCTGCCCGAACATCCTGTTCCCGTACGCCCGCGAGACCCTGGACAGCCTGGTGACCCGTGGTTCGTTCCCGGCACTGATGCTGTCGCCGGTCAACTTCGACGCCCTGTACGCGCAAGAAATGCAGCGTATGCAGGAAGCGGGTGAAGCCACCGTACAGTGA
- the trmL gene encoding tRNA (uridine(34)/cytosine(34)/5-carboxymethylaminomethyluridine(34)-2'-O)-methyltransferase TrmL, which yields MFHVILFQPEIPPNTGNIIRLCANSGCDLHLIEPISFELDDKRLRRAGLDYHEYATLKRHESLAACLESLGNPRLFAFTTKGSHPFHEVAYQPGDAFLFGPESRGLPAEVLDSLPAEQRLRLPMRPGCRSLNLSNTVAVTVYEAWRQQGFAGS from the coding sequence ATGTTTCACGTCATCCTCTTTCAACCAGAAATTCCGCCGAATACCGGCAACATTATTCGCCTCTGCGCCAACAGCGGTTGCGACCTGCACCTGATCGAACCCATCAGCTTCGAACTGGACGACAAGCGCCTGCGCCGCGCGGGGCTGGACTACCACGAGTATGCCACGCTCAAGCGCCACGAGAGTTTGGCCGCATGCCTGGAGAGCCTGGGCAACCCACGGTTGTTCGCGTTCACCACCAAAGGCTCGCATCCGTTTCATGAGGTGGCTTACCAACCGGGTGATGCCTTCCTGTTCGGGCCGGAGAGCCGCGGGCTGCCGGCAGAGGTGCTGGACAGCCTGCCAGCCGAGCAGCGCCTGCGGCTGCCGATGCGCCCGGGTTGTCGCAGCCTGAACCTGTCCAACACCGTGGCGGTCACGGTGTACGAGGCGTGGCGCCAGCAGGGATTTGCCGGCAGTTAA
- the ntrC gene encoding nitrogen regulation protein NR(I), whose translation MSRSETVWIVDDDRSIRWVLEKALQQEGMTTQSFDSADGVMGRLARQQPDVIISDIRMPGASGLDLLAQIREQHPRLPVIIMTAHSDLDSAVASYQGGAFEYLPKPFDVDEAVSLVKRANQHAQEQQGLDVPQALTRTPEIIGEAPAMQEVFRAIGRLSHSNITVLINGESGTGKELVAHALHRHSPRAASPFIALNMAAIPKDLMESELFGHEKGAFTGAANLRRGRFEQADGGTLFLDEIGDMPADTQTRLLRVLADGEFYRVGGHVPVKVDVRIIAATHQNLESLVQAGKFREDLFHRLNVIRIHIPRLADRREDIPALARHFLGRAAQELAVEPKLLKPETEEFIRNLPWPGNVRQLENTCRWITVMASSREVLIGDLPPELLNLPQDAAPVTNWEQALRQWADQALARGQSNLLDSAVPSFERIMIETALKHTAGRRRDAAVLLGWGRNTLTRKIKELGMNVAGGDDDEGEDH comes from the coding sequence ATGAGCCGAAGTGAAACCGTATGGATCGTCGACGATGATCGTTCCATTCGCTGGGTACTGGAAAAAGCCCTGCAACAAGAAGGCATGACCACCCAGAGCTTCGACAGCGCCGATGGCGTGATGGGCCGCCTGGCCCGGCAGCAGCCGGATGTGATCATTTCCGATATCCGCATGCCCGGCGCCAGCGGCCTGGACTTGCTCGCCCAGATCCGCGAACAGCACCCGCGCTTGCCGGTCATCATCATGACCGCGCACTCCGACCTGGACAGCGCCGTGGCGTCCTACCAGGGCGGCGCATTTGAATACCTGCCCAAGCCATTTGACGTGGACGAGGCTGTATCGCTGGTCAAACGTGCCAATCAGCATGCTCAGGAACAACAAGGCCTGGATGTGCCTCAAGCGCTGACCCGCACACCGGAAATCATCGGTGAAGCCCCTGCGATGCAGGAAGTGTTTCGCGCCATCGGCCGCCTTAGCCACTCCAACATCACGGTGTTGATCAACGGCGAATCCGGTACCGGCAAGGAATTGGTGGCACATGCCCTGCATCGCCACAGCCCACGTGCTGCATCGCCGTTCATCGCCCTGAACATGGCGGCCATCCCTAAAGACTTGATGGAATCGGAGCTGTTCGGCCACGAGAAAGGCGCTTTCACAGGCGCGGCCAACCTGCGACGCGGTCGCTTCGAACAGGCAGACGGCGGCACGCTGTTCCTTGACGAAATCGGCGACATGCCTGCCGACACACAAACCCGCCTGCTGCGAGTACTGGCTGACGGTGAGTTCTATCGCGTTGGCGGCCACGTGCCCGTTAAAGTCGATGTACGTATCATCGCTGCGACCCACCAGAACCTCGAATCACTGGTGCAGGCCGGCAAGTTCCGTGAAGACTTGTTCCACCGCCTGAACGTGATCCGCATCCATATTCCACGCCTGGCAGACCGCCGCGAAGACATCCCGGCCCTGGCCCGCCACTTCCTGGGCCGCGCCGCTCAGGAGCTGGCAGTCGAACCCAAGCTGCTCAAGCCGGAAACCGAAGAGTTCATCCGCAACCTGCCTTGGCCAGGCAACGTACGCCAGTTGGAAAACACCTGCCGCTGGATCACCGTCATGGCCTCCAGCCGTGAAGTGCTGATTGGCGACTTGCCGCCTGAGCTTTTGAACCTGCCGCAAGATGCCGCGCCGGTGACAAACTGGGAGCAGGCATTGCGTCAGTGGGCCGACCAGGCCTTGGCACGTGGGCAGTCCAATCTGCTCGACAGCGCCGTCCCGAGCTTTGAGCGCATCATGATCGAGACGGCGCTCAAGCACACCGCCGGGCGCCGCCGTGATGCAGCCGTCCTGCTGGGCTGGGGGCGCAACACCCTCACCCGCAAGATCAAGGAACTGGGCATGAACGTGGCGGGCGGGGATGACGACGAGGGTGAAGACCACTGA
- the glnL gene encoding nitrogen regulation protein NR(II), with product MTISDAQHRLLLDNLTTATLLLNSELRLEYMNPAAEMLLAVSGQRSHGQFISELFTESTEALNSLRQAVEHAHPFTKREAQLTSLTGQTITVDYAVTPILHQGSTLLLLEVHPRDRLLRITKEEAQLSKQETTKMLVRGLAHEIKNPLGGIRGAAQLLSRELPEEGLRDYTNVIIEEADRLRNLVDRMLGSNKLPSLSMTNIHEVLERVCSLVDAESQGCITLVRDYDPSLPDVLIDREQMIQAVLNIVRNAMQAISSQNELRLGRISMRSRAVRQFTIGHVRHRLVARVDIIDNGPGIPTELQDTLFYPMVSGRPDGTGLGLAITQNIISQHQGLIECESHAGHTAFSIFLPLEQGATAS from the coding sequence ATGACCATCAGCGATGCACAGCACCGTCTGCTTCTGGACAACCTGACCACGGCCACGCTTCTGCTCAACTCGGAGCTGCGCCTGGAGTACATGAACCCGGCAGCAGAGATGCTGCTGGCGGTCAGTGGTCAACGCAGCCATGGGCAGTTCATCAGCGAACTGTTTACCGAGTCGACCGAGGCGCTCAACTCCCTGAGGCAGGCCGTGGAGCATGCGCACCCGTTCACCAAACGCGAAGCGCAGCTCACTTCGCTGACCGGGCAGACCATCACTGTCGATTATGCCGTGACGCCGATCCTGCATCAGGGCAGTACCCTGCTGCTATTGGAGGTTCACCCACGCGACCGCCTGCTGCGCATCACCAAGGAAGAGGCCCAGCTAAGCAAGCAGGAAACCACCAAAATGCTGGTGCGCGGCCTGGCCCACGAAATAAAGAACCCGCTCGGTGGCATCCGCGGCGCAGCGCAGCTGCTGTCGCGCGAGCTGCCCGAAGAAGGCCTGCGCGACTATACCAACGTGATCATCGAAGAGGCCGACCGCCTGCGTAACCTGGTCGACCGGATGCTCGGCTCCAACAAATTGCCTTCGCTGTCCATGACCAACATCCACGAAGTGCTGGAGCGCGTCTGCAGCCTGGTCGATGCGGAAAGCCAAGGGTGCATCACGTTGGTGCGCGATTACGACCCGAGCTTGCCCGATGTCCTGATAGATCGCGAGCAGATGATCCAGGCAGTGCTCAACATCGTGCGTAACGCCATGCAGGCAATCAGCTCGCAGAATGAACTGCGCCTCGGGCGCATCTCCATGCGCAGCCGTGCAGTACGCCAATTCACCATTGGCCATGTCCGCCACCGGCTGGTCGCCCGTGTCGACATCATCGACAACGGCCCGGGCATCCCGACGGAACTGCAGGACACCCTCTTCTATCCCATGGTCAGTGGACGCCCGGACGGTACCGGGTTGGGCCTGGCCATTACCCAGAACATCATCAGCCAGCACCAGGGCCTGATCGAGTGTGAAAGCCACGCGGGTCATACCGCCTTCTCGATCTTCCTGCCACTGGAACAAGGAGCCACTGCCTCATGA
- a CDS encoding chorismate mutase: protein MRPALTLCCLAVGLLGCSATSPSQPELQPLLATIEQRLDLAISVAAHKWDNKLPIEAPERERQVLADVRKDAADYNLTADRAAAFFSDQIEANKLVQYTLVDRWNTLGNRPPTASHDLVHEIRPRLDKLKATLMSQLGRFDSTAKADCKLNLTSALQRRTNDPLRHMALVRATAQLCRDR, encoded by the coding sequence ATGCGCCCTGCCCTCACTCTTTGCTGCCTTGCAGTCGGCCTGCTAGGCTGCAGTGCAACATCGCCCTCACAACCCGAACTCCAACCCTTGCTCGCCACCATCGAGCAACGTCTGGACCTGGCCATATCAGTCGCCGCACACAAATGGGACAACAAGCTGCCGATCGAAGCGCCAGAGCGCGAACGGCAAGTCCTTGCCGACGTGCGAAAGGATGCTGCCGACTACAACCTCACCGCTGACCGCGCCGCTGCTTTTTTCAGCGATCAGATTGAGGCCAACAAGCTCGTTCAGTACACCCTGGTAGACCGCTGGAACACGCTTGGCAACAGACCACCAACGGCATCCCACGACCTGGTGCACGAAATTCGCCCACGCCTGGACAAGCTCAAAGCAACTTTGATGTCGCAACTTGGCCGCTTTGACAGCACCGCAAAAGCCGACTGCAAGCTGAACCTGACCAGCGCACTGCAACGGCGCACCAATGACCCCCTGCGCCACATGGCGCTAGTGCGAGCCACGGCACAGCTGTGCAGGGACCGCTAG